In the genome of Panthera uncia isolate 11264 chromosome B3 unlocalized genomic scaffold, Puncia_PCG_1.0 HiC_scaffold_1, whole genome shotgun sequence, one region contains:
- the LOC125909129 gene encoding small vasohibin-binding protein-like: MDPPMRKENSKVKQPVSKVEKAKQKSAQQELKQRQRAEIYDLNRVMTEPEQQEFDEFCKQMQPSGE; this comes from the coding sequence ATGGATCCACCTATGCgtaaagaaaattccaaagtTAAACAACCTGTCAGCAAAGTTGAGAAGGCCAAGCAGAAATCAGCCCAGCAGGAGCTGAAGCAAAGACAAAGAGCAGAGATCTATGACCTCAACAGAGTCATGACAGAACCTGAGCAGCAAGAGTTCGATGAGTTCTGTAAACAGATGCAGCCATCTGGAGAGTGA